The following proteins are co-located in the Vidua macroura isolate BioBank_ID:100142 chromosome 1, ASM2450914v1, whole genome shotgun sequence genome:
- the LOC128809835 gene encoding uncharacterized protein LOC128809835: MDAVTSPRCACPGPDPLWRYLTEHDPKYEGKKKLKISGRELLSVPIQVFGLEQLQVLEMSPERESCLRYRMELLPQEIGRLRNLTCLYVDSNNLKKIPAEIGTLSRLERLTLSNNNLSSLPAEMGALQRLHSLHLANNSLTELPAALCQLRSLTFLDVSDNKIDTIPSSIRHLEKLETLLLLFNSLESLPEDICLLRNLHTLWLGNNHLRSLPAAFGELVNLDWGYNYCSCNFEGNPLEIPPPEVCSRGPEGIRDYFSSHRRIWKD, from the coding sequence ATGGATGCAGTCACCTCTCCCAGATGTGCCTGTCCAGGTCCTGATCCACTCTGGAGGTACCTTACAGAGCACGATCCAAAATATGAAGGGAAGAAGAAACTCAAGATCTctggcagagagctgctgtcAGTTCCCATACAAGTCTTTGgcttggagcagctgcaggtgctggagaTGAGCCCAGAACGAGAGAGCTGCCTGAGGTACAGGATGGAGCTGCTTCCCCAGGAGATCGGCCGTCTGAGGAATCTCACCTGCCTCTATGTGGACTCCAACAACTTGAAGAAAATCCCTGCTGAAATTGGCACTTTGAGCCGCTTGGAGAGGCTCACTCTGAGCAACAACAACCTGAGCTCGTTGCCCGCAGAGATGGGGGCACTCCAAAGGCTGCACAGCCTCCACCTTGCCAACAACAGCCTCACTGAGTTGCCTGCAGCCCTCTGCCAGCTGAGGAGCCTCACCTTTCTGGATGTGAGTGACAACAAAATAGATACCATCCCCTCCAGCATTCGGCATCTGGAGAAACTGGAAACATTGCTATTGCTCTTTAACTCACTGGAGAGCCTTCCTGAGGATATCTGCCTTCTAAGGAATCTGCACACACTTTGGCTGGGAAACAACCATCTACGGTCCCTTCCGGCAGCCTTTGGGGAGCTGGTGAACCTGGACTGGGGATACAACTACTGCTCATGCAATTTTGAGGGGAATCCACTGGAGATTCCTCCCCCTGAAGTGTGCAGCAGAGGCCCTGAAGGGATCAGAGACTATTTCTCATCACATCGTAGGATTTGGAAAGACTAA